One Bacillus amyloliquefaciens DSM 7 = ATCC 23350 DNA window includes the following coding sequences:
- a CDS encoding AAA family ATPase: protein MANINLSYLRVSNFRSIEKIEVDLFDFTSLIGPNNCGKSSIIRAIEIFLNQSKPSIDEWRKGFENEEIIIEGVFDHILDWERDTPGVAGLVNDGKIKLRLRASLKDGKVESFYEAYIKQYEINGFQEKWSENSHTIKQIATSLGIDGTKWRTKANRERVKEEIKQTNPELVTLSEEDWTSENISIAPALKQALPNAVIIPAVKDASDELKPTNTTIFGTLLKQIILPAIQNMNEYRNLMENVELLSKKLSGELEEETPIISQLTNDISNRMSSIIESKIKFAMSTPDTNKFVGNYTTLLMDDGVETTIERQGHGSQRALIFALIEVLANHSSKNTSEEMTRSTILLFEEPELYLHPHLMIRLKNALKYISKQTQWQVLISTHSPFLIDVVENPMSLAILNRKNSSEAPYINQLKQDPFEKGINIESEKNALRASLDFHPTVNQAFFAKRVVLVEGDTEKSLFNHRLRVHEHYEISEEVFNTTTIVSCGGKWTIVPFAKLLKAFKIPFRIVHDCDRKDRTDEELESIRGIDPYKANEQIRIAADGEQIFLVEDTLENLLWEKGTKIPSKDKPFRTWKRINDLMENREELEKFPRLKDLFDFVYKW, encoded by the coding sequence TTGGCAAATATAAATCTTTCATATCTAAGGGTCAGTAATTTTAGAAGTATAGAAAAAATAGAAGTTGATTTATTTGACTTTACAAGTTTAATAGGGCCTAATAACTGTGGAAAATCTTCAATAATACGAGCAATCGAAATTTTTCTAAACCAATCTAAACCTAGTATTGATGAGTGGAGAAAAGGTTTTGAAAATGAAGAAATAATAATAGAAGGTGTATTTGATCATATCTTAGACTGGGAAAGGGATACTCCTGGTGTTGCGGGGTTGGTGAATGATGGTAAAATAAAACTTCGGCTAAGAGCTAGTTTAAAAGATGGCAAGGTGGAAAGTTTCTATGAAGCATACATAAAACAATACGAAATTAATGGATTTCAGGAGAAGTGGAGCGAGAATTCGCATACAATCAAACAAATAGCTACTTCATTAGGAATTGACGGAACAAAATGGAGGACGAAAGCGAATAGAGAAAGAGTTAAAGAGGAGATAAAACAAACAAATCCAGAGTTAGTGACTCTCTCTGAAGAGGATTGGACTTCTGAAAATATTAGTATTGCCCCAGCTTTAAAGCAGGCTTTGCCTAATGCAGTAATAATTCCAGCTGTTAAAGATGCTTCAGATGAACTAAAACCAACCAATACTACGATTTTTGGTACACTTTTAAAACAAATAATCTTACCTGCTATTCAAAATATGAACGAATATAGAAACCTAATGGAAAATGTTGAACTCCTTTCTAAAAAATTATCCGGTGAATTAGAAGAAGAGACACCGATTATCAGTCAATTAACCAACGATATTTCAAATAGAATGTCTTCAATCATTGAATCTAAGATAAAGTTTGCAATGTCCACTCCCGATACAAATAAATTCGTTGGAAATTATACAACCCTATTAATGGACGATGGCGTGGAGACAACGATTGAAAGACAGGGACATGGCTCTCAGAGGGCCTTAATATTTGCCTTAATTGAAGTTCTTGCTAACCATTCTTCAAAGAATACTTCAGAAGAAATGACTAGGTCTACAATTTTACTCTTTGAAGAACCTGAATTGTACCTTCATCCTCATTTAATGATTAGATTGAAAAATGCATTGAAATATATATCAAAGCAAACCCAGTGGCAAGTATTAATCAGCACTCATTCTCCTTTTTTGATTGATGTTGTAGAAAATCCAATGTCACTAGCTATTTTAAATAGAAAAAATTCAAGTGAAGCCCCATATATCAATCAGTTAAAACAAGATCCTTTTGAAAAGGGTATCAATATAGAAAGTGAAAAAAATGCTCTAAGAGCTTCTTTAGATTTTCACCCTACAGTTAATCAAGCTTTCTTTGCAAAAAGAGTTGTTTTAGTTGAGGGCGATACTGAAAAAAGTTTATTTAATCATAGATTAAGGGTTCATGAACATTATGAAATATCTGAGGAAGTATTTAATACTACAACAATTGTTTCTTGTGGAGGAAAATGGACTATTGTGCCTTTTGCAAAATTGCTAAAAGCATTTAAAATTCCATTTAGGATCGTACATGATTGCGACAGAAAGGATAGGACAGATGAAGAATTGGAGTCTATTAGGGGCATAGACCCTTATAAGGCTAATGAACAGATTAGAATTGCAGCTGATGGAGAACAAATTTTCTTAGTTGAAGATACCCTAGAAAATCTCCTTTGGGAGAAGGGGACTAAGATTCCTTCAAAAGATAAACCCTTTCGAACTTGGAAAAGGATAAATGATCTTATGGAAAACCGAGAAGAATTAGAGAAATTTCCTAGGTTGAAGGATTTATTTGATTTTGTATATAAATGGTGA
- a CDS encoding SDR family NAD(P)-dependent oxidoreductase: MKGRVAIVTGAAHGIGRAVAAQLVTSGCQVALLDKNIDSLGSQDGSMRCEVDVTNSDQVHQAFQSVNKELGRIDILVNAVGGSQHSKLIETIEDSDWNTTFELNLRSVFNCTRAAIPDMKKRDWGRVVNITAVAGRTYTFFGGADFTAAKAAVIGFTRQCAFELAPYGITVNAVAPGLTLTERVESMWAEYNEEKRASILERIPIGRPSTVQEQAETICFLCSEHASYICGAILDVNGAMFVG; encoded by the coding sequence ATGAAAGGGCGCGTAGCAATTGTTACTGGTGCAGCACATGGGATCGGACGTGCCGTTGCGGCACAGTTAGTGACAAGTGGATGTCAAGTTGCGTTACTAGACAAGAATATCGACAGCCTTGGCTCGCAAGATGGTTCGATGCGTTGCGAGGTTGATGTCACTAACAGTGACCAAGTTCATCAGGCATTCCAGTCTGTAAACAAAGAACTTGGGCGGATAGATATTCTGGTGAACGCAGTGGGTGGAAGTCAACATTCGAAATTAATCGAGACGATAGAGGATAGCGACTGGAACACAACGTTTGAATTGAATTTACGAAGCGTGTTTAATTGTACGCGTGCCGCAATTCCTGATATGAAAAAGCGTGATTGGGGGCGAGTGGTCAACATCACGGCTGTTGCTGGAAGAACCTACACCTTCTTCGGTGGAGCAGACTTCACCGCTGCCAAAGCAGCTGTTATTGGTTTTACGCGACAATGCGCGTTTGAGTTGGCCCCCTATGGGATCACCGTGAACGCCGTAGCCCCTGGACTGACGCTCACTGAACGAGTGGAGTCAATGTGGGCGGAATACAATGAGGAGAAGCGAGCATCGATCCTAGAGCGGATCCCGATTGGACGCCCGTCTACTGTGCAAGAGCAGGCTGAAACGATCTGTTTTTTGTGTAGCGAGCATGCCTCTTACATTTGTGGCGCAATACTTGATGTCAACGGGGCGATGTTCGTTGGCTAG